The following are from one region of the Strix uralensis isolate ZFMK-TIS-50842 chromosome 4, bStrUra1, whole genome shotgun sequence genome:
- the CISD2 gene encoding CDGSH iron-sulfur domain-containing protein 2 has protein sequence MVLESLARIVKVQLPAYLKHLPLPESVSGFIRLTVSEWLRLLPFLGVLALLGYLAVRPFLPKKKQQKDSLINLKIQKENPKVVNEINIEDLCLTKAYCRCWRSKTFPVCDGSHNKHNELTGDNVGPLILKKKEV, from the exons ATGGTGCTGGAGAGCCTGGCCCGCATCGTCAAGGTCCAGCTGCCCGCGTACCTCAAGCACCTGCCGCTGCCTGAGAGCGTCAGCGGCTTCATCCGCCTCACAG TTTCAGAATGGCTGCGGTTATTGCCTTTTCTGGGCGTGCTGGCCTTGCTTGGTTACCTCGCTGTTCGTCCGTTCCTCCCcaagaagaaacagcaaaaggatAGCTTGATTAACCTCAAGATCCAGAAGGAAAATCCAAAAGTAGTGAATGAAATAAACATTGAAGATCTGTGTCTCACTAAAGCTTACTGCAGGTGTTGGCGTTCTAAGACG ttccCTGTCTGTGATGGCTCCCACAACAAGCACAACGAATTAACAGGAGATAATGTAGGTCCACTAATACTCAAGAAGAAAGAAGTATAA